The region cgttaatattgaaattctatgcggtgcACGCGCACTTATATATTTTACCTAAGCCCAtagttcttagttaaaagtTGGCCAACTTTCTAGTGCTAGTGTAAGTTCTTATGttacgtgcataaacgccctttCTTAGCGTTCAATCCTTAGTTCTTATTtattaggtttagtcttagttcttaggaatggtgcataaacccaccataagaGTCAGTCGACGGCAGACCACACATATTTCAGGAAAGCCTGAAATTTCCTCAGTGAGTCTGTTGTTTCTACCGATCATTATATGGGAGCCAGCTAAGCGCAGTTGCGGTGGAATCAGCTACCATCAGGAGCGACAGgtgtgaaaattttatgaactaAAAGAGTATAGTCAAACTACCACTCTTAAAGCTATTCAAAAACGAAACGGCAGACGATTAACGTGGTAGTGAAATGGTAacagaattttcaaaattaaaaaataataattttttcaaaagtattttaggaaacttgaaattaatttaGAAGTTTCAGAAGTTTAAACTTCTGTGGGCAAACCGGTACGTCGGTTCCTTTCGAACTAGCAGACagatttcagttcaataactttggcgtcggatagatcaactttttcatgaaaaaagttcacatGAACATCTATCccaacaagcttcgttttagagatacagggtgttaatttTAGGCTTTCCTAAATATGTGTGGTCTGTCCTCCACTGGCTCTTAGACTATCATACTGAAATATCTTGCAGTTCGGTAAAGAAAAGCCTTCTGATACACCGATGTCCTAGCTGTAGAAAGATGCACGACAAACTGGTGACTATTATCGGCTAGCCTTGTTCGTCGATCAAATTGAGCCCCTGGAGGAATCATGGAGGCAATGGCAGCAGAACACCTTCCGTGGTAGTATCTGTAAAAAAGGCATAAGTCTCCAACCTTCCTACGGTAATCGAGACTATGAAGGTTGGCAGTTAACGTTGGATCGTCTATTAGGCGCACTGctcttttttgaatggaatcaaGTAGGAGTAACGAGTGCTTAGGAGCTGAACCCCAAGCATGAGAGCAATATTCCATAGCTGGACGCACTTGAGCCTTATAAAGTAATAAAAGCTGCTTTGGAGTATTCTTCATagttactcaatttcaaaattatgtattgctcatactgtgaaaaatattattccacacggcaatttgcccacacctcgcttggtagaccaatgaaattgagtttttgagaagtcgtttctatggaaacgcaatacatgaacagatactgtcaacgaaggccatt is a window of Harmonia axyridis chromosome 2, icHarAxyr1.1, whole genome shotgun sequence DNA encoding:
- the LOC123673254 gene encoding uncharacterized protein LOC123673254 gives rise to the protein MKNTPKQLLLLYKAQVRPAMEYCSHAWGSAPKHSLLLLDSIQKRAVRLIDDPTLTANLHSLDYRRKVGDLCLFYRYYHGRCSAAIASMIPPGAQFDRRTRLADNSHQFVVHLSTARTSVYQKAFLYRTARYFSMIV